The following are encoded in a window of Brevibacillus ruminantium genomic DNA:
- a CDS encoding S-layer homology domain-containing protein — MAKRYFLYLAMVAFWVQSFFTAQVGAAFFYDDINGHWAEKEIRFLAERGIYKSGGNPYFNPDKTISRGEAMVLVNRVLEDVYGNLAEPGKKSYIDHRYPLKAEVESLVANMQALLDVNTGFVNSFRPGDQMLYNLHLASNGFLMKKPQKDNPDWWLSTSYLQYPISREEASMILFYVMSPYKLRVVEPKVEDVQIFYDGYHQWKQKSFYVDTASPYAEGIREFRLFGDQRNFDPYANMTRGQLAVVLARLHQYLQADAGKQFGDSPKRQQLAASLYLTAANQALSSKNQKRLSTYVSEAALAALKQGDIQLPLHQFPSVLQIRKDESATEKMWVIGQYEQRQIGPYELEFLFEKDESNPFGKKITNITFRER; from the coding sequence ATGGCTAAAAGGTATTTTCTTTACCTGGCAATGGTCGCGTTTTGGGTGCAGTCCTTTTTCACTGCTCAGGTCGGCGCGGCATTTTTCTATGATGATATCAACGGGCACTGGGCAGAGAAGGAAATCCGTTTTCTGGCTGAGCGCGGTATATATAAAAGCGGAGGTAACCCCTACTTTAACCCGGATAAGACGATTTCGCGAGGGGAAGCAATGGTGCTGGTCAACCGGGTGCTGGAGGATGTGTACGGCAATCTGGCAGAGCCGGGCAAGAAATCTTATATCGATCATCGGTACCCACTCAAAGCAGAGGTTGAGAGTCTTGTCGCCAATATGCAGGCGTTGCTGGATGTCAACACCGGTTTTGTGAACTCCTTTCGACCGGGTGACCAGATGCTCTACAACCTGCACCTGGCGTCGAATGGTTTTCTGATGAAAAAACCGCAGAAAGACAATCCGGACTGGTGGTTGTCCACGTCTTACCTGCAGTATCCGATTTCACGGGAAGAGGCCAGCATGATTCTGTTTTACGTGATGTCTCCGTACAAGCTTCGGGTTGTGGAGCCAAAGGTGGAGGATGTCCAAATCTTTTATGATGGCTATCATCAATGGAAACAGAAAAGTTTCTACGTCGATACAGCATCCCCCTATGCGGAAGGAATTCGGGAATTTCGTCTTTTTGGCGATCAGAGAAACTTTGATCCCTATGCAAATATGACGCGGGGGCAGTTAGCTGTCGTACTTGCTCGCCTGCACCAGTATCTTCAGGCAGACGCCGGAAAACAGTTTGGAGATAGCCCGAAGCGTCAACAACTGGCTGCCAGCCTGTACCTGACTGCGGCCAATCAGGCGCTTTCCAGCAAAAATCAGAAGCGTTTATCTACATATGTAAGCGAAGCGGCCCTGGCCGCTTTGAAGCAGGGGGACATCCAACTGCCGCTGCATCAATTTCCATCTGTTTTGCAGATTCGAAAGGACGAGTCTGCCACAGAAAAAATGTGGGTAATCGGACAGTATGAGCAGCGCCAGATCGGTCCGTACGAGCTGGAATTCCTGTTTGAAAAAGATGAATCCAACCCATTTGGCAAAAAAATTACGAATATCACTTTCCGAGAAAGGTAG
- a CDS encoding acyl-CoA dehydrogenase family protein: protein MADTKELIRGGSFLIDAGSADSMFVPEEFTDEQKMIAKTTEDFVVGEVRPHLEEIENHHFDISVRLLKEAGELGLLGGDVPEKYDGLGLDKVSTALVTEKFSLARGFALSYGAHVGIGSLPIVYFGNDDQKRRYLADLASGKRLAAYCLTEPGSGSDALGAKTTAKLSGDGKHYILNGEKQWITNAGFADVFIVYAKIDGEQFTAFIVERDYPGVSFGPEEKKMGIKGSSTRTVILEDVPVPVENLLGEPGRGHVIAFNILNVGRYKLAVGSVGSAKRALELATNYAKERKQFKTPIANFTLIKNKLANMALKTYASESSVYRTVGLFDTALSSLGEKADDGREVAKAIAEYAIECSINKVFATEVLDYCVDEGVQIHGGYGFMSEYEIENMYRDSRINRIFEGTNEINRLLIPDMLVKKAMKGELPLLQAAAGLQEELMSYYPEEIEDVPLAQEKHLIDMTRKIILMVAGSALMKYQQAIAKEQELLALSADMLIELYAMDSIVKRTEKAIEKNGVEAEQQKLDLTTVYVSDAFDKVEGWAKEALAAMEEGDDLRVRLSILKKLTRRTPINTVQLKRVIADRVIEAGGYVL, encoded by the coding sequence ATGGCTGATACCAAAGAATTGATCCGCGGGGGCAGTTTTCTGATTGATGCAGGTTCTGCTGATTCGATGTTTGTTCCGGAAGAGTTCACCGATGAGCAAAAAATGATTGCCAAAACCACGGAAGACTTCGTTGTGGGAGAAGTTCGCCCGCATTTGGAGGAAATCGAGAACCATCACTTTGACATCTCTGTTCGCCTGCTGAAAGAGGCTGGGGAGCTTGGCCTCCTGGGTGGCGACGTACCGGAAAAATACGATGGACTCGGCCTCGACAAAGTGAGCACAGCCTTGGTCACGGAAAAGTTCTCGCTGGCGCGGGGATTTGCCCTCAGCTACGGAGCGCATGTGGGCATTGGTTCGCTCCCGATTGTCTACTTCGGCAACGACGATCAGAAGCGGCGCTACCTGGCTGATCTGGCATCCGGCAAACGTCTGGCTGCCTACTGCCTGACAGAACCAGGCTCCGGCTCTGACGCGCTGGGTGCGAAAACCACAGCCAAGCTGTCCGGGGACGGCAAGCACTACATCCTGAATGGCGAGAAGCAGTGGATTACCAATGCGGGATTTGCGGATGTCTTTATCGTCTATGCCAAAATTGACGGCGAGCAGTTTACCGCTTTTATCGTCGAGCGCGACTATCCGGGCGTCTCTTTTGGCCCCGAGGAAAAGAAGATGGGGATCAAAGGCTCCTCGACGCGCACCGTGATTCTGGAAGATGTGCCGGTACCGGTGGAAAATCTGCTGGGCGAGCCGGGCAGAGGCCACGTGATCGCGTTTAATATCCTGAACGTCGGCCGCTACAAGCTGGCTGTTGGGTCAGTCGGTTCCGCCAAGCGGGCTTTGGAGCTGGCTACGAACTACGCCAAAGAACGAAAGCAGTTCAAGACGCCGATTGCCAACTTTACGCTGATCAAAAACAAGCTGGCCAACATGGCGCTGAAAACCTACGCGTCGGAAAGCTCAGTGTACCGGACGGTTGGTCTGTTCGATACCGCCCTCTCCAGCCTCGGCGAAAAGGCCGATGACGGTCGGGAGGTTGCAAAAGCAATTGCTGAATACGCCATCGAGTGCTCGATCAACAAGGTTTTTGCCACCGAGGTGCTGGACTACTGCGTGGATGAAGGGGTACAAATTCACGGAGGCTACGGCTTCATGTCCGAGTACGAAATCGAAAACATGTACCGGGATTCCCGGATCAACCGGATTTTTGAAGGAACCAATGAGATCAACCGTCTGCTGATTCCTGACATGCTGGTCAAAAAGGCCATGAAAGGCGAACTGCCACTTCTCCAAGCGGCAGCCGGTCTGCAGGAAGAGCTGATGAGCTACTATCCAGAGGAGATCGAGGATGTGCCGCTGGCCCAGGAGAAGCATCTGATTGACATGACGCGCAAAATCATCCTGATGGTGGCGGGCTCCGCCTTGATGAAGTATCAGCAGGCCATCGCCAAAGAACAGGAGCTGCTGGCGCTTTCTGCTGATATGCTGATTGAACTGTACGCGATGGACAGCATCGTGAAGCGTACAGAGAAGGCCATTGAGAAAAACGGCGTCGAAGCGGAGCAGCAAAAACTGGATTTGACCACCGTTTACGTCAGTGATGCCTTTGACAAAGTAGAAGGCTGGGCCAAGGAAGCACTGGCGGCTATGGAGGAGGGAGATGATCTCCGCGTCCGTCTCTCGATTCTGAAAAAGCTGACGCGCCGAACGCCTATCAACACAGTCCAGCTCAAACGCGTCATTGCCGACCGGGTCATTGAAGCTGGGGGCTACGTTCTCTAA
- a CDS encoding IseA DL-endopeptidase inhibitor family protein, producing the protein MKKILILLVVAALFAGCSGTQKNEKGKGKAKTTSKKGQTQTQSVQKLENKSDTVVFLNRAEHVWEDLYYAAMNNQKGKPIQEDGMTYRPLPSRFDSREKIVAHFSRFWARPMAERMYDHLSTKEVKGKVYLAEPKTTYPVLIANSNTAVEQAADGLLVTVTEATSPAFASDRTVHYTLVRDKKTKKYEIQSRSGEYGKEQFE; encoded by the coding sequence ATGAAAAAGATATTGATTTTGCTTGTGGTAGCTGCTCTTTTCGCTGGCTGCAGCGGCACCCAGAAGAACGAAAAGGGAAAGGGGAAGGCAAAAACCACCTCCAAAAAGGGCCAGACGCAGACGCAATCCGTGCAGAAGCTGGAAAACAAGAGCGACACAGTCGTGTTCCTCAATCGAGCGGAGCATGTCTGGGAGGATCTCTATTACGCTGCCATGAACAACCAAAAAGGGAAGCCAATTCAAGAAGATGGTATGACCTATCGGCCGCTCCCCTCCCGTTTTGACAGCCGGGAAAAAATCGTCGCTCATTTTTCGCGCTTCTGGGCACGTCCCATGGCGGAGCGCATGTACGACCATCTGTCGACAAAAGAGGTAAAGGGGAAAGTTTACCTCGCCGAGCCGAAGACAACGTATCCCGTTTTGATCGCAAACAGCAACACCGCGGTGGAACAAGCGGCAGATGGATTGCTCGTCACAGTGACCGAGGCGACTTCCCCTGCGTTTGCTTCCGATCGTACGGTTCACTACACGCTCGTGCGCGACAAAAAAACAAAGAAATACGAGATTCAATCCAGATCAGGCGAATATGGCAAGGAGCAATTTGAATAA
- a CDS encoding 3-hydroxyacyl-CoA dehydrogenase/enoyl-CoA hydratase family protein translates to MERKIRRAAVLGSGVMGAGIAAHLANVGIPVYLLDIVPRELTEEESKKGKTLADPEVRNRLAQSGKERLLKEKPAPLYTKSNLERITVGNLEDHLSYLEEVDWIIEVVVENLHVKQKVFETVEAHRKPGTIVSSNTSGVSINEMIEGRSEEFRKHFLGTHFFNPPRYLKLLEIIPGRDTDPAIVDFMMHFGESVLGKGTVLCKDTPNFIANRIGTYGLQVSIQEMMRLGLGVDEVDALTGPVIGRPKSATFRTLDVVGLDTYVHVAGNVREKSSDEKEIAVFEIPPFVHSMVEKRWIGQKAGQGFFKQVRTAEGKEILALDCQTLEYRPRIKAKYASLEAAKTAKTLPEKLKALVYGKDKGSEFVWSVFKKVLLYSAAKAHEIADDIVAVDQAMKWGFGWELGPFETWDAIGVEKSVARMREEGESIPALVEELLASGKTSFYQKQEGLRSAFSIGGVYRAVEEPKEKINLAALKEQGKLIKKNAGAALIDLGDGVACLEFTSPHNALGMDVLQMTSFAVEEVQRNFLGLVIGNQGKNFCVGMNLGFALMEAQDENWFELDTLVTRFHKAGSALKSMHRPVVAAPFGMTLGGGVEVLFLADRVQASAETYMGLVEVGVGLLPGGGGTKEMLFRAMEQVPVGGSVPVDPFPFVARAFETIAMAKVSTSGREAMELGYLRSSDRISVNPDHLLYDAKQLVLTMDREGYAPSASRKIRVIGESGYANLRQNIYAMKKSGYISDHDELIASKIAYVMSGGNVPAGTEVSEEYILGLEKQAFLELIKTPKTQQRMQHMLTKNKPLRN, encoded by the coding sequence ATGGAGCGCAAAATTCGCAGAGCGGCTGTTCTCGGTTCCGGTGTGATGGGGGCGGGAATCGCTGCTCATCTGGCAAACGTCGGCATTCCCGTCTATCTGTTGGATATCGTGCCGCGTGAATTGACGGAGGAAGAGAGCAAAAAGGGAAAGACGCTGGCTGACCCAGAGGTGAGAAATCGCCTTGCGCAGAGCGGCAAGGAACGGTTGCTGAAGGAAAAGCCGGCCCCGCTCTACACGAAGTCAAACCTGGAGAGGATTACCGTGGGCAATCTGGAGGATCATCTCTCCTATTTAGAAGAAGTGGACTGGATCATTGAAGTCGTGGTCGAAAACCTGCATGTAAAGCAAAAGGTCTTTGAAACCGTGGAGGCGCATAGAAAGCCCGGCACGATCGTCTCTTCCAATACATCCGGCGTATCCATCAATGAAATGATCGAAGGGCGCTCCGAGGAATTCCGCAAGCATTTCCTGGGCACACACTTCTTTAACCCTCCCCGTTATCTGAAGCTTCTGGAGATTATCCCTGGTCGGGATACGGATCCGGCGATTGTTGACTTTATGATGCATTTTGGAGAAAGCGTTCTCGGCAAGGGAACCGTTCTTTGCAAAGATACTCCCAACTTTATTGCCAACCGGATTGGAACATACGGCCTTCAGGTTTCGATTCAGGAAATGATGCGGCTTGGCCTCGGTGTCGATGAGGTCGACGCGTTGACCGGCCCTGTGATCGGCCGGCCGAAGAGCGCGACATTCCGTACGCTCGATGTGGTGGGACTGGACACCTATGTGCATGTGGCAGGCAACGTCAGAGAGAAGAGCAGCGATGAAAAAGAGATCGCTGTATTTGAAATCCCGCCATTTGTCCACAGCATGGTAGAGAAACGCTGGATCGGTCAAAAGGCCGGCCAGGGCTTTTTCAAACAGGTGAGGACGGCAGAAGGAAAGGAAATTCTGGCGCTGGATTGCCAGACACTGGAATACCGTCCCCGCATCAAAGCGAAATACGCCTCGCTGGAAGCGGCCAAAACAGCGAAAACCCTGCCCGAAAAACTGAAAGCGCTCGTCTACGGGAAGGACAAGGGCAGCGAATTTGTCTGGAGCGTCTTCAAAAAGGTGCTGCTCTACTCTGCGGCAAAGGCCCATGAGATTGCCGATGATATTGTAGCCGTGGATCAGGCGATGAAATGGGGCTTCGGCTGGGAGCTTGGGCCGTTTGAGACCTGGGATGCCATCGGTGTCGAAAAATCGGTAGCGCGGATGCGGGAAGAGGGCGAGAGCATCCCGGCCTTGGTAGAAGAGCTGCTCGCCAGCGGCAAAACCTCCTTTTACCAAAAGCAGGAGGGGCTCAGATCGGCGTTTTCCATCGGCGGTGTGTATCGGGCCGTGGAGGAGCCGAAAGAAAAAATCAATCTTGCAGCTCTCAAGGAACAGGGCAAATTGATCAAGAAAAATGCGGGGGCAGCGCTAATCGATCTGGGTGACGGCGTAGCCTGCCTGGAGTTCACCTCACCGCACAATGCCCTGGGAATGGATGTCCTCCAGATGACCAGCTTCGCCGTCGAAGAAGTGCAGCGCAATTTCCTCGGACTGGTGATCGGCAATCAGGGCAAGAACTTCTGTGTCGGTATGAATCTCGGGTTTGCACTGATGGAGGCTCAGGATGAAAACTGGTTTGAGCTGGATACGCTGGTCACGCGTTTCCATAAGGCAGGAAGCGCCTTGAAAAGCATGCATCGTCCGGTGGTAGCCGCTCCGTTTGGAATGACGCTGGGCGGCGGTGTGGAAGTCCTGTTCCTCGCTGACCGCGTGCAGGCATCGGCCGAGACTTACATGGGCTTGGTGGAGGTAGGCGTAGGTCTTCTGCCAGGCGGCGGCGGCACGAAAGAGATGCTGTTCCGGGCCATGGAGCAGGTGCCTGTAGGCGGAAGCGTACCGGTTGATCCGTTCCCGTTCGTGGCTCGCGCCTTTGAAACCATTGCCATGGCGAAAGTGTCGACCAGCGGCAGGGAAGCGATGGAGCTGGGCTATCTGCGCAGTTCAGACCGGATCAGTGTCAATCCCGATCATCTGCTCTACGATGCGAAGCAGCTCGTCTTGACGATGGACCGGGAAGGATACGCACCGTCCGCATCGCGCAAAATCCGCGTCATCGGCGAAAGCGGCTATGCGAACCTTCGCCAAAATATTTATGCGATGAAGAAGAGCGGCTATATCAGCGATCACGATGAGCTGATCGCCAGCAAAATCGCCTATGTGATGTCGGGCGGAAATGTTCCGGCCGGTACAGAAGTGTCGGAGGAGTACATCCTCGGATTGGAAAAACAAGCTTTCCTGGAGCTGATCAAAACGCCGAAGACCCAGCAGCGGATGCAGCATATGCTGACGAAAAACAAGCCTTTGCGCAACTAA
- a CDS encoding putative ABC transporter permease subunit, with translation MNKTWQLTKVLVKNGNGMWGGKQQSQWKKILLLLLVALGFFPMMSGYVLFTSMMYDSLQMVGQETVLLGLGLGIASLAIFLLGIFYVLSVFYYSQDIQHLLPLPLKPGQIIGAKFLVTLLYEYLTELLLLAPLLITYGVKSSAGPLYYLYALIAFLALPIIPLSLASLVAMLFMRFTNVGKSKDRFRLVGGLIGISIAVGFQAVVQRGARNLNSPEQIQEMLLTDKNGFLTLVTQLFPTSRLGAMALAEASTLVGLGYLAMFLAVTAAFAAVFILLGERLYLKGVVGITETAAKRKQATAEEFDRLTGKSSAFVAYAWKEWKMLIRTPAFLLNCVLSSLFLPLIAFIPLFARSEGMSELAELGAKLQSDTAAGVGIAIVFAVALFISTTNSISVTAISREGQGFFVNKFLPVRSTVIILSKTIPGILLGIFSLLLMEIVAAVVLKAPFTFLLMGLLSAVPGILFINLIGIVIDLNMPKLDWDSEQKAVKQNLNTLIPLIFTFVLSGAVLFFAIWGGATGVVMTSVLFAGLCILDLILYRVLMTKGPIWFEKIGG, from the coding sequence ATGAATAAGACCTGGCAATTAACCAAAGTGCTGGTGAAGAACGGAAACGGCATGTGGGGAGGCAAACAGCAGTCCCAGTGGAAAAAGATCCTGTTGCTGCTCTTGGTCGCGCTTGGGTTTTTCCCCATGATGTCGGGATACGTACTTTTCACCTCGATGATGTACGATAGCCTGCAGATGGTTGGACAGGAAACGGTATTACTGGGCTTGGGGCTGGGGATCGCATCTCTGGCGATTTTTTTGCTTGGCATTTTTTATGTTCTTTCAGTCTTTTACTACTCGCAGGACATACAGCATCTGCTGCCGTTGCCTCTGAAGCCGGGACAAATCATCGGGGCAAAATTCCTCGTCACTCTGCTTTATGAATACTTGACGGAGCTTTTGTTGCTTGCGCCGCTTTTAATCACGTACGGGGTAAAAAGCAGTGCAGGTCCGCTGTACTACCTCTACGCGCTGATAGCCTTTCTGGCCTTGCCGATCATCCCGCTCTCTCTCGCTTCACTGGTGGCGATGCTGTTCATGCGGTTTACCAATGTCGGCAAAAGCAAGGACCGCTTCAGACTGGTAGGGGGACTGATCGGGATTTCAATCGCCGTGGGCTTCCAGGCCGTCGTCCAACGGGGAGCCCGCAATCTCAACAGTCCAGAGCAGATACAGGAAATGCTGTTAACGGACAAAAATGGCTTCCTTACGCTCGTTACCCAGTTATTCCCGACCAGCAGGCTGGGGGCCATGGCATTGGCTGAAGCGAGTACACTGGTAGGTCTGGGCTACTTGGCAATGTTTCTGGCAGTTACTGCGGCGTTCGCTGCTGTATTCATCCTCCTTGGAGAGCGCCTCTATCTGAAAGGCGTCGTCGGGATTACGGAAACAGCGGCAAAACGAAAGCAGGCGACTGCAGAAGAATTTGACCGACTGACCGGGAAAAGCTCTGCTTTTGTTGCTTACGCCTGGAAGGAATGGAAGATGTTGATCCGGACACCTGCATTCCTGCTGAATTGTGTTCTTTCCAGTCTCTTTTTGCCGTTGATTGCATTTATTCCGCTGTTCGCCCGATCGGAGGGCATGTCTGAACTGGCGGAGCTCGGGGCCAAGCTGCAGTCGGATACGGCTGCGGGTGTCGGCATCGCGATTGTTTTTGCTGTCGCTCTGTTTATTTCCACGACCAACAGTATCTCGGTCACGGCGATCTCCCGGGAAGGCCAGGGGTTTTTCGTCAACAAGTTTTTGCCAGTCCGGTCCACAGTGATCATCCTGTCTAAAACAATACCGGGAATACTTCTGGGGATTTTCAGCCTGCTGCTGATGGAGATAGTGGCAGCCGTTGTCTTGAAGGCGCCGTTTACCTTCTTGCTGATGGGCTTACTGAGTGCCGTCCCGGGAATCCTGTTTATCAATCTGATCGGGATTGTGATCGATCTGAACATGCCCAAGCTGGATTGGGATTCCGAACAAAAGGCAGTCAAGCAGAATTTGAATACCCTGATTCCGTTGATATTCACCTTTGTTTTATCAGGAGCAGTTCTGTTCTTTGCGATTTGGGGAGGGGCAACAGGGGTTGTGATGACGAGTGTCCTTTTTGCAGGGCTGTGCATCCTGGACCTGATCCTGTATCGTGTGCTCATGACCAAGGGACCGATCTGGTTTGAAAAAATCGGTGGATAA
- a CDS encoding acetyl-CoA C-acetyltransferase, which translates to MKEAVIVAGARTAVGRAKRGSLKDVHPVDMGAAVVSDLLRRVPGLDPAEIEDIIIGNAVPEAEQGMNMARLIGLRAGLPTNVAGITINRFCSSGLQTIAYAAHQIMVGGADVMIAGGVESMSLLPMTGHKVALNPTLVETMPEAYMSMGHTAEEVAKRYQISREDQDAFALRSHQRAAAALAAEKFRDEIVPITVKSHVIDENHKLHVKERVFDQDEGVRADTSLEALAKLKPVFHVKGSVTAGNSSQTSDGAAAVLVMSAEKAAELGARPIAKFRSFTVGGVDPDVMGIGPVVAIPKALKIAGLSLADVDLFELNEAFASQSLAVIRELGLDMEKVNVNGGAIALGHPLGCSGAKLTVSLLNEMKRRGGKYGVVTMCIGGGMGAAGVFEML; encoded by the coding sequence ATGAAGGAAGCAGTTATCGTCGCAGGCGCCCGCACCGCAGTCGGAAGAGCGAAGCGCGGCAGTCTGAAGGATGTTCATCCGGTTGATATGGGCGCGGCGGTCGTCAGTGATTTGCTTCGCCGTGTGCCAGGGCTGGATCCGGCCGAGATCGAGGACATTATCATCGGCAACGCGGTACCGGAAGCAGAGCAGGGCATGAACATGGCCCGACTGATCGGTTTGCGCGCCGGGCTCCCGACCAATGTAGCGGGGATTACGATCAATCGTTTCTGTTCATCCGGTTTGCAAACGATCGCCTATGCCGCTCACCAGATCATGGTGGGAGGAGCAGATGTGATGATCGCCGGCGGCGTGGAAAGCATGAGCCTGCTGCCGATGACCGGTCACAAAGTAGCGCTCAACCCGACCCTGGTCGAGACCATGCCGGAAGCGTACATGAGCATGGGGCATACCGCCGAAGAAGTGGCAAAGCGGTACCAAATCAGCCGGGAGGATCAGGATGCGTTTGCGCTGAGAAGCCATCAGCGGGCGGCTGCCGCGCTGGCTGCGGAGAAATTCCGCGACGAGATCGTGCCGATCACGGTCAAATCCCATGTGATCGACGAGAATCACAAGCTGCACGTGAAGGAGCGCGTCTTTGACCAGGATGAAGGCGTCCGTGCCGATACATCCCTGGAGGCCCTGGCGAAATTAAAGCCCGTTTTCCACGTAAAGGGAAGCGTGACAGCCGGAAACTCTTCGCAAACCAGTGATGGAGCTGCCGCCGTTTTGGTCATGTCGGCAGAGAAAGCGGCAGAGCTGGGCGCACGGCCTATCGCCAAATTCCGCTCTTTCACTGTAGGCGGGGTAGATCCGGACGTCATGGGAATTGGGCCGGTGGTCGCCATTCCCAAGGCGCTGAAAATAGCCGGTCTGAGTTTGGCCGATGTCGATTTGTTTGAATTAAACGAAGCCTTTGCTTCCCAATCGCTAGCCGTGATCAGGGAGCTGGGTCTGGATATGGAAAAAGTCAACGTAAACGGCGGAGCGATTGCCCTTGGACACCCGCTGGGCTGCTCAGGCGCCAAACTGACCGTCTCCCTCCTGAATGAAATGAAACGCAGAGGCGGCAAGTACGGAGTTGTGACGATGTGTATCGGCGGCGGAATGGGAGCCGCAGGTGTGTTTGAAATGTTGTAG
- the proB gene encoding glutamate 5-kinase, which translates to MNKRKMRLVVKVGSSSLAALGGGCDPGKMSLLVSAVNQLRQAGHQVVLVSSGAVASGFKGLGYQQRPRTLAAKQAAAAIGQSLLMQTYTQLFGAHGITIAQILLTRSDFSHRGRYQHAFQTLSLLLEKTVLPIINENDTVSVEELTFGDNDMLGALVAGLVHADLYLILTDTDGLYDKDPRTHKDAVRIPYLSSITEDVEELAGGASELGTGGMRSKLIAAKTAQQLGVPSFIGHLGEPGDLLAVLAGQGKGTYVDYKAEKQKRSLPTLPTRKQWIAVHSPVRGRITVDGGAAEAILKNRGSLLVAGVVDVDGSFLQGEVIDVFYDGSLIGRGVSRYDASELQLLLSPHQDGKPSGTVIHRDQWTEASFLA; encoded by the coding sequence ATGAACAAGAGAAAGATGCGACTGGTCGTAAAGGTGGGCAGCAGCTCGCTGGCTGCGCTTGGAGGCGGCTGCGACCCCGGCAAGATGTCCTTGCTCGTCTCCGCAGTCAACCAGCTTCGGCAAGCAGGCCATCAGGTCGTGTTGGTCTCTTCGGGAGCGGTTGCCAGCGGATTTAAGGGACTGGGCTATCAACAACGGCCACGGACTCTTGCGGCCAAACAGGCTGCAGCGGCGATCGGGCAGAGTTTGTTGATGCAAACATACACACAGCTTTTTGGCGCTCATGGGATCACAATTGCGCAAATATTATTGACACGCAGTGATTTTTCCCATCGCGGCCGTTACCAGCATGCTTTCCAGACCCTCTCGCTGCTGCTGGAGAAAACGGTGCTGCCGATCATTAACGAGAACGACACGGTTTCGGTTGAGGAGCTGACCTTTGGCGACAACGACATGCTGGGTGCTTTGGTGGCCGGACTGGTCCACGCCGATCTCTATCTGATCCTGACCGACACCGACGGACTGTACGACAAAGACCCGCGCACCCATAAAGACGCTGTGCGCATCCCGTACCTCTCGTCGATCACGGAAGACGTGGAGGAGCTGGCCGGCGGGGCTTCTGAGCTGGGCACGGGCGGTATGCGCTCCAAATTAATCGCAGCAAAAACAGCCCAGCAGCTGGGCGTCCCCAGCTTTATCGGACATCTGGGAGAGCCGGGTGACCTGCTCGCTGTTTTGGCAGGGCAAGGCAAAGGCACGTATGTCGACTACAAAGCAGAGAAGCAAAAGCGCTCCCTCCCCACCCTGCCCACACGCAAGCAATGGATTGCGGTGCACTCCCCGGTACGGGGACGGATCACGGTTGACGGCGGGGCAGCGGAAGCCATTTTAAAGAATCGCGGCAGTCTGCTGGTAGCCGGAGTCGTCGATGTGGACGGATCCTTCTTGCAAGGTGAAGTCATTGATGTGTTTTATGATGGCAGCCTGATCGGCCGAGGTGTCAGCCGTTACGACGCGAGCGAGCTGCAACTGCTGCTGTCCCCGCATCAAGACGGGAAGCCAAGCGGAACGGTGATTCACCGGGATCAATGGACCGAAGCCAGCTTCCTCGCGTAA
- a CDS encoding ABC transporter ATP-binding protein — translation MIEIQDVSKSFNASTKAVDSLRLTIPSGEIFGFLGPNGAGKTTTIKMITGITRPDTGTVLINGKDILTDTLAAKRQFGFVPDSPDLFLRLKGLEYINFMADMYDVPQGVRKERINKLAERFDMTGALTDPIQSYSHGMRQKIVIMGVLVHEPEIWILDEPLTGLDPKSSFTLKEMMREHADAGRTVFFSTHVLEVAEKLCDRVGIINKGVLQFCGTFREMQDHFQSNDSLERLFLEMTGHE, via the coding sequence ATGATCGAGATTCAAGATGTTTCAAAAAGCTTCAATGCTTCGACCAAAGCGGTTGATTCCTTGCGTTTGACTATTCCAAGCGGAGAAATATTTGGTTTCCTGGGCCCAAATGGAGCAGGGAAAACCACGACGATCAAAATGATCACGGGGATTACACGCCCCGATACTGGAACGGTTTTGATCAACGGCAAAGATATTTTGACGGATACGCTCGCAGCCAAACGACAGTTTGGATTTGTACCGGACAGTCCGGATCTTTTTTTGCGCCTGAAAGGGCTGGAATACATCAACTTCATGGCTGATATGTACGACGTGCCGCAGGGAGTGCGCAAAGAGAGAATCAACAAGCTGGCAGAACGCTTTGACATGACGGGCGCGCTGACGGACCCGATTCAAAGCTATTCGCACGGAATGAGGCAAAAAATTGTAATCATGGGCGTGCTGGTTCATGAGCCAGAGATTTGGATTCTGGACGAGCCGCTGACCGGTCTCGACCCCAAATCGTCGTTTACGCTGAAAGAGATGATGCGTGAGCACGCGGATGCAGGAAGGACTGTGTTTTTCTCCACGCATGTGCTGGAAGTGGCGGAAAAACTGTGTGATCGTGTTGGGATTATCAACAAAGGAGTGCTCCAATTCTGCGGGACCTTCCGTGAGATGCAGGATCATTTCCAATCCAACGATTCTCTTGAGCGCCTGTTCCTGGAGATGACTGGCCATGAATAA